TCTAATCACTGACCACAATTCCAATCTTGAGTAAAAGTTAATGAAtttcctccactggactcttacAATAAAATGATGTAGTCAGGAGATTCAGGGGTAAACATCCTTCAACTGCAATTTCAGGAGACCAACTGCAAAAGGGGAAGAGTTTGCCATTAGAAGGGGAGGCATAACAGAGGGGGTTGTTATGCCTTTTTCAGCTTTCCAGCTCCTAGCAGTATTCACTTGAGTTTTTGTTTCTCCACCTTTTGAATGCATTTAAATTCACCTGAAGTAAAAAAACACTAAAAATCTGGTTCTCTGTTTATCCATATCACAGTTACAGCACAGACCTCAGCACCGCATATCCCATCTATCCACAAACAGGCAAATGCGATATAGTGGACCTTTGGACTTCTTACTCATTTTCTTTACCCTTATTTTGTgcgtttggtttggtttttaattGATTCCATTCAGCGTGAACATAAAATATGTATCATCCATCAGGAAAAGTTCACTGTGTATTAACAAAACAGCTACATCTGTAATATCTCACTAGCTGCTACTAAAACACAAGTACAGACTCACACCCCCCCTTCTATCTGGCAAAGCACTTAGTACACCTAGAGGGAAATATAATCAACTGACATAGAACACAGATTAGGAAGCAAAAAGACAGTCTCTCTTTAAAAGAGACACATTATATGTATGAGCTGGAGCAGTAGCTGTCCTATGTTCAATTTAAGTACTATTTCAAATCCTTTCTAATTAAATACCCTCTATACACTGAAATCTCTCCCAAGTACTTTCATTAATGACAAAGACAACAGTCCATAACCTCAAAAGTGCACAGCTGAAAGTTTCTGTTGACTTTATGCCAACACATGCACTGATAAACTAAAACTTCCTTTTCTGGTGCTCTTTGAGACTATGAAACATGCAACAAGAATGGTGGCAATAGCTTTATAAAGAAAGGAACCAGCACTCACATATATACAAAACAGAACCCAGAATCCCAAACTAAAGTCATTTGAAAATGTCTGCAATATATAATAATCACATTGATGCATTTTTCAAACACTGATTTCACCTACACTTAAAATCTTCTTAGGCTTGCAGCCCAAGAATTTTTAGGTGAACTGCAGAGCTGCTTCAAACAGAAACAGCATCTTTTAGTCTTCAAAAGGGCTTCCTGCTAGATGTAAACAGGCATCTTGAGCTTTCTGAAAGATTTTTCTCCTTAaattcattaaataaaaaaaaaaaacatatcatGATTTTATCTATATTCAGAGTAGCTGCTTTAAGCTTTCCCTTTGTGGTAGTTCTTTTGGACACACACATTCACGTTTATAAATAGCCCCCAAAGTGGAGGGGCAGCGGCAGGATCAAAAATAAGAACTGCAGAGTGGCCTTAAGAAATCAGAAAAGTGCAGACCAGTGGACTCACAATAAACGCGAACAGCAGACAGAAAGACCTACTCTCAGAGACAAACACAAAGAGCGTGAGAGGGCCAGACAAAGGCCGACCTAAGCAAATAATCTGAGGTGGGTGCTGCTAGGCTTACTTTAACCTAGTCTCCTTCAAACCATTGTCACATCACCACATGTGACCCACTACTGTAGATGCAGGGaaggaagttgggggggggaaacagacaaaaaaaattattctgagaATCTGATCTGGAAAAAAGGAGTGTGAAACAGAGTTCAACCAAACCTACTAATTAAAACAAGCTAATTTACACCTTACCTGGAAAAGTGTGTGGGTTGGGTGACCCTCTCTTAAGGCACTTAGAACAGAGGACGTGCACAGTATAGTACAGACCTGGCCATTCTTGAAGTAGTACATTCAGTTCTTCCATTAAGGGGGTTATGGCTTGCCAGGCTGTCCATATATTTGGTAGTGATGCATGACTAGCAATAGACAGAGTATCTGGTTGCAGCGTGCCCCTGCCAGGCCTATAACTCACCACCACAGGCACCTTCCCCCGGTAGGCATAAATCTGGTATTTGCCGTCCGACCTCTGAACCACATGATTGTTAATTTGGACACTGTAGCGTGCAAATAACCCAGGTGGAAAGATGAATGGGAAGCTGTATTCAATTTGCAACTGTTCAGCTACAAAAGACTGCCCGCTCAGGTTGGTACCATTGATCCACGCCTCTGCATGGGGCACCTCATTCTTCACATAGCAGGGAAACTTGTACCAGGCAGTAGCCCCATTCAGGGGTTTGCACTTAGGTTTATTGACACAGTAGCAGAGCCCCATCTTCTCCAGCAGCTCTAGGATGAGCCGCAAGTCCTCTTGGCTCTGGATATGGGGCTTGAGAAGCAAACGGATAATGTGGGCAGGAAGGAGGCCATGCAGCAGAAACCCTTCCACGTAGTGGTGGAGCTGAGCAGCTCTCAGTTCATCGATGTGAGTGTCACTGAGCATTTTCTGGAGCAGCACCGTGGCATCCCGTTGGCAGAAGACATTGAGGATGTCAATGAGTCTTGGCAGGTTGTGGAACACATACTCACGCAGGGTCTGGTGCTCCTCAAAATACAGCAGCTTGCCACTTTCGTGCAGATAGGACAGGGCACTCTGCAGACGGTCTTCCGTTAGTCCAGCTTGCAAGCCTAGCCGGGCTGAGTCCCACCAGCTAAGCCACAGCTGCTGAGCCTGTGGCTGGAAATGCAGCTCCTCCAGTACCTGCCAGGACTTTGGCAGTACCCGGTGGAGGTTTGGGAAGATGTCCCGGTGCTCAGCCACAGAGAGGAGCTTGTCCCGCAGGCGCCGCACCTGGCAGCGGTCTTGGCAGCTAaagggcagcactggggagaggATCTGTGGCCGGTGGTTGAGTAGATACTGGAACTGGGCTTTCTTGCGCCGCAGGTTCTTGTCCGACACCCCATAGAAGGCTGCGTGAGGGCTGGAGCAGCGGAGGTCGAAGTCCTGCCCCAGGGCCTCATCCACCTGGTGGGCTAAGCTCTGGAGGTCCCGAGCATCCCTCTTCTCCTGCAGGGCAATTTGATGGTGAATGTCCAGGCActtctcctccagctcccgcTCGGCACAGAGGTCAGCATGGGTGCCCACCATGCACACTACTGCATGGGGCACCTTGGCACCTAACCAGTGCAGGAAGTACCCCACTGAGGGGTAGAAGCGCTGTGGGGCGTAGGCACTCAAATTCACTGCCAGTATATAGAGGGCTccaggagagaggaagaaggacTGGATGACATCATAGGTGGGGTCACCTGCCAGCTCATACACGATGAAGGTCAGGCCTCTCTCCGCATCTGCCGTCCAGTCTGTCACCTCAATGcctttgctgctgcctggcaggctTGCCACTACTGGGGCCAGGAGCatgtctggctgcagcagcatgggacaaGGGTCTACCTGGGCTTCCCCATTAACTTTGGGGTTTGGAGACAGGGGAACATCCTGCTGCTTGGCCTGCCTGAGCAGGGACACTCTGGGGGACAACCCATCTTGCTGTCCAGTGATGAGGCAATGGTCTAGCTGTGCTTTCCCTGCAGTTTTAGAAGCCGGGGCCAAGGGGGTgtctttttgctgctgctgctcctgctgcatggaacactctctgggctgggatctCCCAGCATCTGGAGATCCCAGGGAGGAATCTCTCTGTCTGTCCTCCTCCATCAGGCATCTCCTCAGCAGGGTTTTGCCAGCATCTTTGAGGCCCATAAGGACCAACTTGAGCCGGGGCTTGAGAGCAGGCTGGGAGTGTGCCAGTTCCTGCTGGTAGGCCGCGATGTAAGGGATGCCCTTCATGCAGACCTCGTAGGGGGGCTGGATGAGGGGGTTGTCCTTGATCTTCCAGAGGGTGACCCGGGAAAGCCGCCCAAAGCCCTCGGGCAGGATGGCGATCTGGttgccctgcagcaccagctcctccaggTTGTGCAGCTGCACGATGGAGTCGGGCAGGTAGCGGAGACGGTTGTTGTCCAGCCAGAGGGTGCGAAGCTGCCGCAGCTGGCAAAGGGAGCTGGGAAGCAGGGCAAGCTGGTTGCGGCTCAGGTAGAGCTCctccaggccaggcagggcaagcACGGCCGCCGGGAACTCCCCCAGTGCATTGGAGGACAGGTTGAGCATCTTGAGCCGCTGCAGGCTGCCAAAGCCAGCGGGCAGGGCGCGCAGCTGGTTCCCATCCAGCATGAGGCTCTCGAGGGCGCCCAGCTGGCATAGCCCCTCAGGTAGAACCGCCAGCCCGGTGCCGCTCAGCCACAGGATCTTGAGGCGGCGCAGGGCCGCAATGCCCTCGGGCAGGCACCGCAGCTGCCGGTTGCCagagcagtccagctcctccagcgCAGCCAGCTCCAGTAGCGACGGCGGGAAGCCGGGCAGCTGATTATGGTCCACATCCAAGGCGCGCAGCTGGCACAGGTGGCCCAGCCCCTCGGGCAGACGCCGCAGGTGGTTGAAGCTGAggtccagctcctccagctggtgcagcTCGCCCAGGCGCCCTGGCCCATCCATGCCCAGCTGGTTGTGGCTCAGGCCCAGCTTGCGCAGCTCCCGCATGGGCGCTAGGGCCTGGCCGTCACCCAGCCCGCGCAGCCGGTTGTGGCTCAGGTCCAGCTCGGCCAGGCGGCCCAGGTGGCGCAGGGCAGCGGCGGGCAGGCGCGCCAGGCGGTTGCGCCGCAGGCTCAGCACCCGCAGGTGCCCCGGGGCGGCGCCCAGCGCCTCgggcagctcctccagcccccggCCGCCCAGGTTCAgcgcttccagctcctccagcggCGGCTCCTCCGGCTCCTcgggcgcgggcggcggcgccggggccggggcggccaggctgagctgcagcaggctgctccGCAGCTTCCTGGCGCGCAGGGCGGCGTCTTGCCACAGCCGCGCCGCCTTCAGGGGCTCCGTCTCGGCCATGGCCCGCAGGGACGGAGCGGGGGCGGcgggcccggccctgccctgccctgccctgccctacctgccgggctggggccggggccggggccggggcgcggcGCCCGGCATCCAGCTGCGCCGGATCCAGCTGCGACTCCGCTGCATCCCGGCGGCTCCGGGCTCGGAGCGCGGCGCCGCCCCTCGcacgcagccgccgccgccgcagccgcACCGCCCTGCCGGGGGCGGgacgcgccgccgccgcctcctcccctcGCCTGCCCGCTCCCTTGGGCTCTGCCGCCTCAGGAGGGGCCCCACCGGTGTGGCCTGCTTCTTACGCCGCTCCTTATCCCCGTCTGGCCCACGCTCCTGTCCCCGTTCTGGTTTTTAACCAGTTAAAATCACAGCAGGGGACTGCCCGCGCTCCCCACGTGCCTCAGaaaagcctgcccctgcccagcttggGGTGCCAACCCTCCGGGATTGCCCTGGGGGCTCCAGGAAtcagatataaatctccaggagactacTGAGAGTCGCCGGGGGGGGGGATAAAtaatagggcattcattaaaataaaatatgaaatgttgaatccaattgaTCTGCAGGAGTCCAGTGGATTTTTAAAACGTAATAGTCATGTGCATTTGCTTGCCCGACATAAAGTCTACACGCACTGTAATCTGTAACATATGCACAAGCACGTGGGCACATTCAGGCTGTGTCACGGGTGTGGTGTTGTTctggaaacctcctggaataggtTCAAACAAGGTTGGCAACCCTATGCCCAGCACCCCCTAAGCTCCCAGCTGTCCCTCTCTCCATCTTCTTCATGCCCCCCCACACATTGCCCTTCCTCATCTCCAACCAGCACCAGCCTCATCCCCTAAGCCAGGGGTTCCCAATCCCCGGGGCCACAGCCCAGTACCCAgccatgaagggttggctgccggactggaagtccagaagtgactggcatactgcaaaccagcagccaaccctttttttatactgagtataataAGGGGTTGGCTGCCTGCCCACAGTATGCTGGTCCATAGTTTGCCAGTCCATGGTCACTTCCGGTCTGCAGTTTACCAGTCcacagcataaaaaggttgggaacccctacCCTAAGCGGAGCCttccttgaaagcttgcaaagaacagtttttccaactatttagttgatctaataaaaggtatcacatctactcaaacaGCCTTCCTTGAAGCTTTCCTGGGGCAGAACTTGGGGGGGGCGGTGAATTTTGAGGGTACAAAAATAAAGCTCCAGCAATAAAACTCACCACTAAAGCACCAGCTTTCACTACCCAAACCAGTTGCATGGGTCCTTCACACACGGTTTTGCATCTAACGGTGGGGTGGGATAGTTGCTGACTTCAGGCTCACTCCCTGGAGAATTGTCCTCATGTAGCTCTTCTGGCTACAGCACCGTTTGCCCCTCTGAGCAGCAGAGGTGCACATTTGGGGAATGAGGCTCTCATCTCAGGGGCCAGGAAGCAGTCTCAATTGGAAAACCATGGTCCTGGACCTGCCAAGGGACTGTTGTCTAAACAGCCACTGCCTTTGAGAAGCTGGTGGAGTGCATAGGTAGATGCTCATGTATCTGCAGCATAAATACGATTCCCCTTCACCTGCTGTGCCAGCAGAGAAATGCAGACCCCCAGGAAGGCGCCTGGGGCTGTCGCAGCTGGCAGACTATGCAGGCCTGCCTACACGTGCCTTCTGCCAGTTGCCAGACAGTAACACAGGCCTCCCTTTGGTCAGGGAAGTCATGTTACTCTACCAGCAGAATGAAGCTGTTCtgcccctgcagggagctcaggaTGAGAACTGAACACAAGGTTGCCAGCAAAACTACATTATGTAGATCAGACCCTGAGCCTTAAGCCCTGCTTTCTATCTGGAATCAACTCTTCTCCCTCTGCTGGGGGGAATCTCACCCTGTCTGAAAAGGGGGTGAGCTCTCAGCTCCCCCTCCTCAGAGAGTGAGGGTGGAAACCTTTCTCCCACACCTTGGTGGATGTGTGAGGCAGAGTTTGGTTCTTCTGACCATCTCACAGAGGGACCCACTCTTGCAGATGACAGACACTATCTTTGCTAACAAACCACATTTGCTGCCATGCACAATGAAGCTGTCAGCAGCAACATCTGTGCTGCTGGATTTTGTCTGCAGCTGGTGATGGTGTTGCTAAGACTTAAAATAACCTGGGGAGTTGCATTTCCTGTGTGTTACTTTAGATGTTAATAAAATCACTCACCACTAACAGTTACAGGGGAAATACACAATCTTGAACTGCATCCTTGCCAGCAGCCTTAGGATTAGGTTCTTACAACAAATAATGTTGGTGggggagaactttgcattttctATACAACTGATTCGGTGCAGTATATGCTGCATTTCTGCATCCTGCAAAGTTAATTGCCTGCCTAGCTAGCTCTGCTGTTTTCTGGTCTCCTAATGCCCGCATTTCCCCTAAAGCTTAAACATTAATCTAATTCgtaaatgaaacatttaaaacatttaatacagaaaaccttaattctggcatttcctaacctTCTAATAAGGGCTTGCAAACTTAATCATATTCTTTTAATGTAGTTGTATGTGttcttaaagaagaaaatcatggCCTGTCCAGCTtatgagcctgaagtggcctgtCCAGCTTATGAGCACCTGGCATGGGGTATGTCTGCATGCTTTTTCTGGtcaatttatatttttaacaCGAAGCCAGGAACTGTCACTCCTGAATGAAACCAAATACAGAAACTTCTCAGAAATGTGTATTGTAGCGGAAAAGCGTGCTTTGGAACCACACATGTCTACTAGATGTACAGCATTTCACAGGGCGTACCTTCAGTCTTTCACTGGCACTGCCATGTGGAGAAACCCCACAGCCACTGAGGCTGCACATCTGTTGTCCTGGGCCATTTCCAATCTGCCATCACACTGTTGTGTCACCAGCTCAGCAGGCAGCAGCCGTTCCTTTCCTCCTCCTACCCTCAGTGGTGGCTCCTAGGTCGTAAGAAAAGTAGGGGCATTTAGGATGAAGGAGGCCTGCAGCTCTCCAGAGAAGATAAGTGGGGAAACAGTAACATATCCAGATGAAATGTAGAACACcaggctgggaagcaggcagatACAGTGCACCAGGTGGtacagggaggggaaaggacaggaaagcagagaagagaaacacATTGTATCAAAGCTACTAGGCAACTGCTGGTGCCTGTCCATTGCCAGTTATAACTCAAGTCAATGAGGAGATACACTCAGCCATCAGGGGTCAAGACATAGCTCAAGTCTTTGCTGTTTCTGATTCAAACCAGAGCCTTGAGCTTGTGTTGTCCGCACACCAGAGGAGATCTCATATTTTCCACACAATATTTCAGAAGGTTTTGATTTTATCTCACATCAGAATGGAAATGGATTCTGAAACCTCAATATCTTTCACAAAATAGAGATGCTTTCCAGTCCGCCCTAGTCACCAAAGTGCAGATTGCAATGGAGACATGGCTCAGGCATTTTTACCCCTGCATCATCTACAGACATCCAAGCCACAGCTTCCACCTTTGCTCTGATGAAGCACAGCCCCTGAGTCTAGCCTGCTACAGTACTGTGCATGTGGTATAGAAGGGGGTGAGGTGGTAGATACTACAGGAGAAATGGCAggaacaggaaaagaaagaaggaatgaAGAGGCACAGTAGAGAGGAGAGAATTACTGGGTTGCTACAGGGACCAGGATGGAGGACAAATAGAGAGCACTACCAGAAGAAGTGTGCCCCAGCAGCTATAGCACGGAGATCAAGGAGATCTACAttcactgctctgctctgtcatAGACTCCCTCTATGACAACCCTGTAACCCAGATCCTGAAAGGTACTGAAGTGCCCAACTCTCTCTGGCTCCATAGGAAATAGCTGCCTAAATATCTTTAAGAAATcttgcctcccacccaccc
This genomic window from Alligator mississippiensis isolate rAllMis1 chromosome 2, rAllMis1, whole genome shotgun sequence contains:
- the MFHAS1 gene encoding malignant fibrous histiocytoma-amplified sequence 1 isoform X2, with the protein product MAETEPLKAARLWQDAALRARKLRSSLLQLSLAAPAPAPPPAPEEPEEPPLEELEALNLGGRGLEELPEALGAAPGHLRVLSLRRNRLARLPAAALRHLGRLAELDLSHNRLRGLGDGQALAPMRELRKLGLSHNQLGMDGPGRLGELHQLEELDLSFNHLRRLPEGLGHLCQLRALDVDHNQLPGFPPSLLELAALEELDCSGNRQLRCLPEGIAALRRLKILWLSGTGLAVLPEGLCQLGALESLMLDGNQLRALPAGFGSLQRLKMLNLSSNALGEFPAAVLALPGLEELYLSRNQLALLPSSLCQLRQLRTLWLDNNRLRYLPDSIVQLHNLEELVLQGNQIAILPEGFGRLSRVTLWKIKDNPLIQPPYEVCMKGIPYIAAYQQELAHSQPALKPRLKLVLMGLKDAGKTLLRRCLMEEDRQRDSSLGSPDAGRSQPRECSMQQEQQQQKDTPLAPASKTAGKAQLDHCLITGQQDGLSPRVSLLRQAKQQDVPLSPNPKVNGEAQVDPCPMLLQPDMLLAPVVASLPGSSKGIEVTDWTADAERGLTFIVYELAGDPTYDVIQSFFLSPGALYILAVNLSAYAPQRFYPSVGYFLHWLGAKVPHAVVCMVGTHADLCAERELEEKCLDIHHQIALQEKRDARDLQSLAHQVDEALGQDFDLRCSSPHAAFYGVSDKNLRRKKAQFQYLLNHRPQILSPVLPFSCQDRCQVRRLRDKLLSVAEHRDIFPNLHRVLPKSWQVLEELHFQPQAQQLWLSWWDSARLGLQAGLTEDRLQSALSYLHESGKLLYFEEHQTLREYVFHNLPRLIDILNVFCQRDATVLLQKMLSDTHIDELRAAQLHHYVEGFLLHGLLPAHIIRLLLKPHIQSQEDLRLILELLEKMGLCYCVNKPKCKPLNGATAWYKFPCYVKNEVPHAEAWINGTNLSGQSFVAEQLQIEYSFPFIFPPGLFARYSVQINNHVVQRSDGKYQIYAYRGKVPVVVSYRPGRGTLQPDTLSIASHASLPNIWTAWQAITPLMEELNVLLQEWPGLYYTVHVLCSKCLKRGSPNPHTFPVGLLKLQLKDVYP
- the MFHAS1 gene encoding malignant fibrous histiocytoma-amplified sequence 1 isoform X1 codes for the protein MAETEPLKAARLWQDAALRARKLRSSLLQLSLAAPAPAPPPAPEEPEEPPLEELEALNLGGRGLEELPEALGAAPGHLRVLSLRRNRLARLPAAALRHLGRLAELDLSHNRLRGLGDGQALAPMRELRKLGLSHNQLGMDGPGRLGELHQLEELDLSFNHLRRLPEGLGHLCQLRALDVDHNQLPGFPPSLLELAALEELDCSGNRQLRCLPEGIAALRRLKILWLSGTGLAVLPEGLCQLGALESLMLDGNQLRALPAGFGSLQRLKMLNLSSNALGEFPAAVLALPGLEELYLSRNQLALLPSSLCQLRQLRTLWLDNNRLRYLPDSIVQLHNLEELVLQGNQIAILPEGFGRLSRVTLWKIKDNPLIQPPYEVCMKGIPYIAAYQQELAHSQPALKPRLKLVLMGLKDAGKTLLRRCLMEEDRQRDSSLGSPDAGRSQPRECSMQQEQQQQKDTPLAPASKTAGKAQLDHCLITGQQDGLSPRVSLLRQAKQQDVPLSPNPKVNGEAQVDPCPMLLQPDMLLAPVVASLPGSSKGIEVTDWTADAERGLTFIVYELAGDPTYDVIQSFFLSPGALYILAVNLSAYAPQRFYPSVGYFLHWLGAKVPHAVVCMVGTHADLCAERELEEKCLDIHHQIALQEKRDARDLQSLAHQVDEALGQDFDLRCSSPHAAFYGVSDKNLRRKKAQFQYLLNHRPQILSPVLPFSCQDRCQVRRLRDKLLSVAEHRDIFPNLHRVLPKSWQVLEELHFQPQAQQLWLSWWDSARLGLQAGLTEDRLQSALSYLHESGKLLYFEEHQTLREYVFHNLPRLIDILNVFCQRDATVLLQKMLSDTHIDELRAAQLHHYVEGFLLHGLLPAHIIRLLLKPHIQSQEDLRLILELLEKMGLCYCVNKPKCKPLNGATAWYKFPCYVKNEVPHAEAWINGTNLSGQSFVAEQLQIEYSFPFIFPPGLFARYSVQINNHVVQRSDGKYQIYAYRGKVPVVVSYRPGRGTLQPDTLSIASHASLPNIWTAWQAITPLMEELNVLLQEWPGLYYTVHVLCSKCLKRGSPNPHTFPGELLSQPRPEGVTEIICPKNGNERVNVALVYPPTPTVISPCSK
- the MFHAS1 gene encoding malignant fibrous histiocytoma-amplified sequence 1 isoform X3, which codes for MAETEPLKAARLWQDAALRARKLRSSLLQLSLAAPAPAPPPAPEEPEEPPLEELEALNLGGRGLEELPEALGAAPGHLRVLSLRRNRLARLPAAALRHLGRLAELDLSHNRLRGLGDGQALAPMRELRKLGLSHNQLGMDGPGRLGELHQLEELDLSFNHLRRLPEGLGHLCQLRALDVDHNQLPGFPPSLLELAALEELDCSGNRQLRCLPEGIAALRRLKILWLSGTGLAVLPEGLCQLGALESLMLDGNQLRALPAGFGSLQRLKMLNLSSNALGEFPAAVLALPGLEELYLSRNQLALLPSSLCQLRQLRTLWLDNNRLRYLPDSIVQLHNLEELVLQGNQIAILPEGFGRLSRVTLWKIKDNPLIQPPYEVCMKGIPYIAAYQQELAHSQPALKPRLKLVLMGLKDAGKTLLRRCLMEEDRQRDSSLGSPDAGRSQPRECSMQQEQQQQKDTPLAPASKTAGKAQLDHCLITGQQDGLSPRVSLLRQAKQQDVPLSPNPKVNGEAQVDPCPMLLQPDMLLAPVVASLPGSSKGIEVTDWTADAERGLTFIVYELAGDPTYDVIQSFFLSPGALYILAVNLSAYAPQRFYPSVGYFLHWLGAKVPHAVVCMVGTHADLCAERELEEKCLDIHHQIALQEKRDARDLQSLAHQVDEALGQDFDLRCSSPHAAFYGVSDKNLRRKKAQFQYLLNHRPQILSPVLPFSCQDRCQVRRLRDKLLSVAEHRDIFPNLHRVLPKSWQVLEELHFQPQAQQLWLSWWDSARLGLQAGLTEDRLQSALSYLHESGKLLYFEEHQTLREYVFHNLPRLIDILNVFCQRDATVLLQKMLSDTHIDELRAAQLHHYVEGFLLHGLLPAHIIRLLLKPHIQSQEDLRLILELLEKMGLCYCVNKPKCKPLNGATAWYKFPCYVKNEVPHAEAWINGTNLSGQSFVAEQLQIEYSFPFIFPPGLFARYSVQINNHVVQRSDGKYQIYAYRGKVPVVVSYRPGRGTLQPDTLSIASHASLPNIWTAWQAITPLMEELNVLLQEWPGLYYTVHVLCSKCLKRGSPNPHTFPGRTSDLLL